The following nucleotide sequence is from Puniceicoccaceae bacterium.
ATCCACTTTCACCGTCTGAAACCTGCGCTCCAGTGCGGCGTCTTTTTCAATGTATTTTCGATACTCGTCCAGTGTGGTGGCCCCGATACAATGCAGCTCCCCGCGTGCGAGCATGGGCTTGAGCATGTTGCCCGCATCAATCGCACCTTCAGCCTTGCCTGCACCGACAATGGTATGCAGTTCGTCAATGAATAAAAGGATCTGGCCATCGCTGCCCTTAACCTCCTGCAGCACCGCTTTGAGTCGCTCCTCAAATTCACCACGAAACTTAGCACCCGCCAGGAGCGACCCCATGTCGAGACTGAAAATGGTCTTGTCTTTCAATCCTTCCGGTACGTCGCCTCGAACAATGCGTTGAGCGAGGCCTTCTGCAATTGCGGTCTTTCCCACTCCGGGTTCGCCGATCAGCACAGGATTGTTTTTTGTTTTGCGAGAGAGGATGCGAATCACGCGTCGAATCTCCTCATCACGTCCGATCACGGGATCCAGTTTGTTCTGTCGCGCCTTTTCCACGAGGTCTTCACCGTATTTCTCAAGAGCCTGGAACGTCGATTCGGGGTTTTCAGAAGTAACCCGCTGGTTTCCGCGCACTTCGGATAACACCTTCATGACGGCGGCACGGTTCAGTTCAAAATTCTTGAGGAATTTTTTCAGATCCGTTGGTTCGGCCACTTCAAGGATTCCCAATAACAGGTGTTCAGTGCTGGTAAATTCATCCCGCAATTCTGTCGTCGCCTTTTCCGCAGCCGTGAGAATTTGCTGCATGTGAGCAGCCATGTAGGCCCCGGATGCACTCGTATTTCCACTTGCAGAGGGAAGCCGATCCAGCTCGCGATCAAGCGCGACCGCAATGGCATTGGCACCTTGCGGCATCTTGTTGAGAAGCGCAGGGACCACTCCATGATCCTGATTCACCAATGCGTGCAGGAGGTGCCAGCTTTCCACCTGGGCATGCCGACGTTTCTGGGAAAGATTCTGCGCTTCAACAATCGCCTCTCTGGACTTTTCCGTATATTTTTTGAAGTTCGCGTTCATGATTTGCTCCCTGCAGGTTTCGTACCGTTAATATTGGTGCTTTAAGTATCGTATTTGCAGCAGTTTAACAACCCGAAGCACTTCAAAATCGGGCGTATTCGGGCAGAACTGAGTCAAAATGACACAACCACAAACAGACATATGGATCGGGCTTTCAGCCCTCGCGGCATGGACACCCCTTCACACCTGGGCCTGCGACCCAGGCTGGTTTGAAACGGGGCGTTGCCCCGGGAAACTGGCACGACTCATCAAATTCCATACAGGCGTCAAATCCTTCAAGGCTTGAATACGATACGATTTGTCCCTTGCCAACTGACGCTACCCGTGGCAGCATCAGATCCTCCGATCCTGCGCCAACGGCGCAATCCATACCAGCCTGGGGCGACGCCCCAGGAAACCTCACACACCACCAATCCAAGGGCTGAAAGCCCGTGCCATCCTCCTCGAAATGCCTCAATCACTCTCCTTCCTTCTCGTGCATATCGTTTTCAGCACCAAAGATCGTGCCCCCATCCTCGATCACAAAACCCGTCATGCACTTTTTGCCTACCTTGCGACGGTGGCCCGAAATGAACATTGCGAATGCTTTCGGGTGGGAGGTGTCACCGATCATGTCCATCTGGCCATTCGACTTGAACGAACTTGCTCTGTGGCAAAGCTTGTTGAACGGCTGAAAACCACGTCTTCCAAATGGATTAAACCCCAATCACCGGTATTCTCCGATTTTGCATGGCAGCGAGGATACGGAGCATTTTCAGTACGTCCAAGCGATCTGGAAGCCTTGATTCAATATATCGACAATCAGGAATCCCACCATCGGACTCGCACATTTCAGGATGAGTATCGTTCGTTTCTGACCAAATATGGAGTCAAATTCGACGAACGATTCGTGTGGCAATAATAGCGATAGATCGGGCTTTCAGCCCTCACGGCATGCGGCCACCCTTCCCACCTGGGCCTGCGACCCAGGCTGGTTTGAAACGGGGCATTGCCCCGGAGAAAACATCCGACGATGGTTTTCACACGGATCCGGCAACATTCCTGTCCGACAGGCTCCCGTGGGTCGGGCTTCCAGCCCTCGCGGCATGGACCGGTCCTTCTCACCTGGGCCTGCGACCCAGGCTGGTTTGAAACGGGGCGTTGCCCCGGGAAAGGGAGCTGGACGCAATCCGGGACCAGGTGTAAAACCCAAGCTGGCATGAAACGGGCGTTGCCCCGGGAAACTGGCATGACTCCTCAAATTCCATACAGGCGTCAGATCCTTCAGGGCTTGAAAACGAACGTCTTGTCCCTTGCCAACCTGACGCTACCCGTGGCAGCATCAGATCCTCCGATCCTGCGCCAACGGCGCAATCCATACCAGCCTGGGGCGACGCCCCAGGAAACCTCACAACCGATATTCGAGGGCTGAAAGCCCGTGCCATCCGCTTCCATCTGTTCCCCTGCAACGCATGGAAACACCACAAATCGGATGGGGGCCTAACGGTCAAACGCGATGTCCTTGCGCGCCGAAGGAATGGACACCGAAAATCCACAGAGCACATCGATCAGGGAGATGATTCCCAAAATCAAAAACGTTCCCGTCCCTGCAGGTGCCCAGATCAAAAAGGCCACCAAATACGCAATAAACACAAAGGTCGATAGCATGTGATCAATGATGGACCCCGAATCCGAACGGGTGGCTTTGAAAATTTCAATAAACAGCAGGAACAGTGCGGCGATGATCAGCAGATCATTGATCGTGACATTGAGTGACGCTGATGAGATCAGTCCGATCTTAAAAATGGGCTTGGGTCCACGGTGTACCCCTGTCGGCTTTTCCATGGGTAACGGCTCCGGTTTCACCTCAACAGGTCCACCGGTTTCGGACGGTGTGACCTCTTCCGATCCGTCTTCAGAATCCGTAGAGATTACAGCGGGAATCACAGCATCTGCCGAAATTTCCTTCTTCGACACACCGAGATGTGACGGAAATGTCATTGCGAGCACAGCATAGGCCAACAAAACAAACAACAGCAGGGGGACTTTGATCAGGACTTTCATGACAACCAACTTGAATTGAGTGGGGAGATTCACCTGCAATCCGGAGATTCGGAACAGGATGCTGGACCTGAAAAGATGGAACGAATTGCCGCAGGAGTCAATCGAGCGTTCTGGATTGCCCCGGTTCTCATTCCCAAGTGGACGAAACTCCAATCACAATACGCTCCGCGCAAAGAATCCCGCCTCAATTGTAAGCGCGAATCAATCCCCAATTTCTGCAGAATTTTGCTAAGTTTACCCGTATCATGATAGGACTGAACCCCACCCCCAACTGTCATGAAGATGTTTCGCTGCTTTCCTCTGTGCTACCTCGCAGGATCACTGCTGTTCGCTCCTGGCGCTTCAGCGTATGAGAACTTTGAGGTCGCTGTGTATTGTCGCGCCTATGAGGTCGAGAAAATGTCAGACCGCACCTGGCTCGAAGAAACCTGGGCCAAAATATCCGATCAGCTGCACATCGACAAAGTGTACCTCGAAACTCACCGGGATCTGCTCATCGTCGACGATGCCACCCTCGAATCCGCAAAAGCGTTCTTCGCAGAAAAGGGCATCCGGACGGGCGGTGGCATCACCTACACAATTGACGAACCCAACCGCTTTGAAACGTTCAGTTTCTCCAATCCTGAACACCGCGCGAAGGTCCGTGAAATTGCCGAACACACCGCCCGGCATTTCGACCACTTCATCCTCGATGATTTTTTCTTCACCAGCACAAAATCCCACTGGGATGTGCAGGCCAAGGGACAGCGCAGCTGGACCCAATACCGGCTGGATGTGATGACACGCGCTGCGGAGGACTTGGTCATCCAGCCGAGCAAAGCCGTCAACCCCGACGTAAAAATCATCATCAAATACCCCAATTGGTACGATCACTTTGCGGCACTGGGGTTCAATTTGGAGACGGGTCCAAACCAGTTCGACGGAATCTACACCGGAACCGAAACCCGGGATGCCGTGACCTCCGCCCAACACCTCCAACCCTATCTCAGCTACAACATCATTCGCTATTTTGAGAATCTGGCTCCGGGTCGAAACCTGGGTGGTTGGGTCGACATCTTTGGTTCGCGCTACGCGGATCGCTACGCCGAACAACTGTGGCTCACACTGATGGCAAAAGCGCCGGAAATTACCATGTTCCAGTTGGATCTCCTGTCACGTCCCATCACGCCCGACATGCGCGGCGACTGGCAGGATCAGCCAACAAGTCTCGATTTTGACACATTGCAGAGTGCCGCTGGTGATGCTCCAGCGAGTTTTGCCACTATAGCGGGTCAGACGTTCCAAACCCTTGATTCCCTGATCAAGGAACTGGGCACACCCTTTGGGCTGAAATCCTACAAACCCCATCATTCCGTCGGTGAAGCCTTTCTGCAGAATTTTCTGGGCATGGCAGGATTTCCGATGGAAATGGTCCCGGAGTTTCCGAAAACCGAACCCGTCGTGCTGCTGACCGCACAGGCAGCGGATGATCCCACCATCCTATCCAAAATCACCGAACACCTGAGTGAAGGAAAGAAAGTCATCATTACATCGGGGTTGCTCCAGCAGTTGCAACATCGCGGACTGCACCACATTGCCGAAATCGAGCATTCGGGACGCATTGCTCTGGCAGACCGTTATGTCGTCGGTCGTCGCCTTGTGCAGGGCGGACAGTCCATCCTGATTCCACAAATCACCTACCGAACCAATGATTCATGGGAACTCGTGTCCGCGATCCGTGGCGACAATGGTTGGCCGTTGCTGCACGATGCGGACTATCTCGACGGTCAACTCTACGTGTTGACGATCCCCGAGAATTTCGCGGATTTCTACCACATCGCTCCCGAGGCACTAAACGCCATGCGTGCGATCCTCACCGATCATTTGCCATTTCAACTGGAAGGACCCGCAAAAATAAGCCTTCTGATCTACGACAATGACACTTTCATCGTGAATTCGTTCCTCGACGAACCCACCGATGTCGCCGTGTGCATGAATCTCGACGCCGAATCCGTGCACGACCTGCTGAGCGAGCAGTTGCTGCCACTTGAGACCCGACTTCGCGCTAGTCGCTGGGATCAGGAACCTACACCGCACAAAAAGATTGTGCAGTTTCGCATCCCACCCCATTCCTTCCGTGCCTTTCGAGTCAATCGCCAGTGACTGCCCGGAAAAATAAAATCGGTCCATCGCTTAAGGCGCAGGCACTCGCCCAACATATCTCTTTTGCATGGGCATCCTCTGCCCGGAAATCCACACGTTTGTTCGCTTTCAGTTCACTGCAAGTGGGTCGAGTGTGAAGGATTTACGGGTTGCTGTTGAGTGAGGCAGTGAATTGCGCCGCCCTCGGTGATCAAGTCCCGGCAGTCCACGGCTTCAAGGCGATGATCGGGAAAACACTCGCCCAACACTCCCATCGCATGGGCGTCATTGCGGGGTTGTCCATATTGCGGCACGAAGACCCACTCATTGTAGATCAGGAAATTACCGTAGGTGGCGGGACAGGCTTCGCCGTCATTGATGACGGGTTCTGGCATGGGCAAATCGATCCCGTCAAAATGCCCACCCGTGAGCGTGCGAAAGCCTTGGAGCTGCTCGCGAATCGACTGTAGCGCACGATACTGGGGATGACGTGCATTGGACTCCGTGCAGACCACCATGGTTTCGGGTTTCACAAATCGTGCAAACATGTCCACATGACCGTCAGTATCATCCTCCGCAAGTCCTTCGCTGAACCACAATGCCTGCTGGCAACCCAGGTGTTCGAGCAACCACGATTCGATCCTGCGCTTGTCGATGCCCGCGTTGCGGTTCGGGTTGAGCCAAACCGATTCCGTGAGCAGGACTGTGCCAGCTCCGTCCACTTCCAGTCCGCCGCCCTCGCCAACAAACGGACTGGCAATGCGTTCGACCCCGAGCGATTCGAGCATTCGTGAAGCAACCTGGTTGTCCAGTGACCACGGCTGGTATTTGTTTCCCCAGGCATTAAAGTTCCAATCGAGTCCTGCCAGCGACCCCGAACGACGGTCCTGCACAAAACTCGGTCCGTGGTCACGGCACCAGGCATCGTTGTTGGGAATGCCAGACAGATGCAAAGCCTCACGGTGCAACCCGGGCACCATCGACAGTAAGGCGTTCGTTCGCTCATTCCCCGGAGCCAGCCCGTTGATTCCAACCCTCGAAGTTTCGGAAACCAAAGCTGCGATGCGCAGGATTTCGCGCTGTACCCGATCCAGCTTGCCAGGCCAGAGGTGAGTGGCAGTTGGCCAGGAAAACCACAGGCATTCCTGAGGCTCCCACTCGGCAGGCATGCGAAAGTGCGACGGCATATCTTCAGACAGCTTGTTCATAAGGAAATCTCAACCAGCAACAATTGGCCAACGGTTCATGTACATTTTTCACTCACTCCACAATACGTCGGGTGAGCTCGCCATAGGCATCCACGCGACGGTCACGGAAGAAGGGCCACATGCGACGAAACGCATCCTGAGCTTCACGGTCCAGCGTCGCGAGCACCACCTGTTCCTCCGATGAACTGCCCTTGGCAAGGATGGAACCGTAGAAGTCGGAAACAAAAGACTGGCCCCAAAAATGGGTATCCCCTTCGCGCCCCACACGATTGCAGGCGGCAATGTAACAACCGTTTGCAACACCGTGTCCACGCTGCACGGTCTCCCATGCCTGATGCTGACGATAGCCAAGTGCTTCCGCTTCCTCATCGAGTCTGCCGATGGCGGTAGGATAAAAAATCACGCGCGCTCCGCGCAGAGCCATCAGGCGGGCGGCTTCGGGATACCACTGATCCCAGCAGATCAGAACACCCATTTTTCCCCAGGGAGTATCAAAAACAGGCCAGCCCAGATCTCCTGGCGCAAAGAAGAATTTTTCCTCAAACCCGGGATCCTGCGGAATGTGCATCTTGCGGTATTTGAGAACGGTTTCCCCCTGCGGTCCCAGCACCACAACCGTGTTGTAGTAGACCGTTCCGTGCACGGATTCGAAAATCGGCACAATCAGGTAGATGCCGAGTTCCTGCGACAAGTCGGCCAGAGCCTGCGTTGTCGGCCCCGGCACAGGCTCTGCCAGATCAAATAGTGCCGGATCCTGAGTCAGGCAGAAATAGGGCGTGTGAAACAGCTCCTGCAGACAGATCACACTTGCGCCGCTCTGCGCAGCACTGCGGATGTGCGTCACAGTCTTTTCAATAACAGCCTGCTTGCTCGCTTCGGTGGTCGTTTGAATCAGGGCAATGGTGACAGTGCTCATGCGCAATTCAGGGGTTCGGGTTTGGCTTTCACTTCGATGGCAACTTCAAGATTGTTCGAATCCATGCACTTGCGGCTGACCACCTCACAAAACTTCTGCATGCGCAAGGTGTTCACGCGATAACAAATCGACGTGCCGCAGCTTTCCGAATCGAGCAATCCGCACTGCTTCAGCTCCTTGAGGTGACGGGAAACCGCCGGTTGAGAGAGTGGCAGCGCACCAATGATCGGGGCGCAGGTACTCGATCCTTTTTCATTGAGGAAACGGATGATCGCAATGCGCGCAGGGTGCGAAAGCGCCTTGGCAGTTTCGGCCAGCGCAATCAGCTCCGGATCAAATTCGTTTGACTTGTCAGGCATATATTTAATATGTCGAATATTAAATCAATACATTCACAACGCAACCTAAACCATGAGTCACGAAATTACCAACTTTGAAACCGATGTTCTCGCATCAAGCAATTCCACTCCCGTCCTGGTCGACTTCTGGGCACCCTGGTGCGGACCCTGCCGCATGCTCGGACCCGTGCTCGATGAACTCGCCTCGGAGTCCGGCGGCACCTGGAAACTGGCGAAAGTGAATGTCGACAACCATCAGCGCGAGGCAGCCATGTTTCAAGTGCGCTCCATCCCCAGTGTGAAACTGATCCACCAGGGTAAGGTGCTCGCCGAATTCACCGGTGCTGCCCCCAAGGAACAGATTTCAGCTTGGTTGAAGCAAAAGCTGCCAGCCGCCTGAAGGGTCTCAGCGAGCGGGCACGGCCATGCGCCGACGCCCCGCTCCGCGCGGGACTCCGTCACCGTCCTCGCTGGCTTCCACCACCGATTCATACAGCTTTTCGAAGGTTTCTGAGTCCAGCTGCTGAAATCCGGCTGAAAGAATGCGCTTGTTCAATTCGTGAATGGGCAAATCCGCAATCGCTGGAGGAACCCACAGGTCGATGTCTGGATCCAGCGCCGAACGAATGCTCTGCTGCACCTGGATTTGCTCATCCGCACTGAAGCGATCACCTCCCGTGACACCCAATCGATTCGCCATCGCCTCAGTGACCCGCTCTACACCGCGATCCCGCTGCTCCGCTTCCATCGCCTCACGGACAGCCTTTTGTTGCTCGGACAGCAGACTGGTCAGTGCCAGTTCATAGTCAAACTGCTCCAGCTCAGCAAACAGGTTGGAGGATTCTTCCTCGGTCAGCACTCCCATGCCTCGCAACATCATCAGGCGACGCTGTGCATCGCGTTTTTCCACCAGTCGCGACAATTCCATTGCCTGCTCTGGAGTCAATCCAAGCGATTCAATCAACTGATTCTGCTCCCGTTCACTACGGCGCGCAAAGCGCGAGGATTCCGTCGAAAAAATCACTCCTTCCGTCCACTGTCGCTTTAATCGACGCAATTGGGCTTCGGAGGGTTCGGATTCGACAAAGGCTTCATTTTCGGACACTTGCTTCAGCTGTTCAAGCTGAGCTTCCAACTGCTCGATGCGTTCAATCAGCACCTCCCGGCTGGGTTCCTCGAGAATCCCTTCATCGCGGGCCTCCGGCATGGTTACAGGATTTACCTGCTTGAGCGCAACGGCGTCATCCGGTGCCATCCACACTGTTACCATACCAGCCCCGGCCAATGACCCGAGCAGGAATATCCCCATCCACACTGCCACGCTCTGCTTCATCTGTTATTCCTTTCGATTACCTCTCATGCTAGGCACAATGCACCTGGGACGGAAGTCGAAAACCGGATATTCGCTACACCGCACTTGCAAGCACACCTAAGTTTTATATTTGGTTTTCCTAATATAAACAAATTGACATGCCAATCTACGTATACGAAACCATTTCACAGAACGCCACCGAGCTTCCTGAGCGATTCGAAATCCGGCAGCGCATATGGGATTGACTCAAAACGGGGCTGAGGTTTGTCTCAAAAGTTTTGGATTGCGCACGCTTGCAGTGGCAATCCGGATTCAAACCGCTCAGCATTCAAAAGGAAACCGTGAAACGAAGCTTATTTCAAAAGGTATGGGAAAAGCACACCGTTCGGAAACTGTCCGACGGCCGTACGCAACTCTTGATTGGAACACACCTCATCCATGAGGTCACCAGCCCACAGGCATTTGGCATGCTTCGTGACCTCGGACTTGGGGTCAAGTTTCCTGAGCGCACATTTGCGACGGTTGACCACATCATTCCCACCGATGAAATTGCCGAACCCTTTTCCGATCCGCTGGCAGATGCCATGATCAAGGAACTGCGGAAAAATTGCCGCGAATACGGCATCACTTTTTTTGACAGCAACACTGGGAAACAGGGCATCGTGCATATCGTCGGCCCCGAACAAGGCATCACTCAACCCGGCATGACGATTGCCTGCGGGGATTCCCACACGGCTACCCACGGGGCTTTTGGCGCCATTGCCTTTGGCATCGGCACGAGTCAGGTGCGCGACATCCTGGCTACCCAGACCATGGCACTCAATCCACTCAAGGTGCGCCGCATCAACGTCGATGGCAAGCTTCGCCCGGGCGTTTATGCCAAGGACGTCATCCTGCACATCATCCGTGTGCTGGGCGTGAAGGGGGGCCTCGGCTACGCCTACGAATATGGTGGAGAAGTCTTTGACAACTTCAGTCTCGAGGAGCGCATGACGGTATGCAACATGTCCATCGAGGGCGGCGCGCGCTGCGGGTATGTCAACCCGGACGAAAAGACTTTTGCCTACCTGAAAGGGCGACCCTACTCTCCCAAGGGTGATGCATGGGAAAGGGCGGTCGAAGAGTGGCGCAGTATCGCCTCGGATGAGGGATGTGCCTATGACGACATCGTCAATATCCGCGCTGAGGACATCGCACCGACCATCACCTGGGGCATCAATCCCGGCCAGGCCATTTTCATCGACGAAACCCTTCCCCGCATTGAAGACCTGCCCGAAGCAGACAAGGAGACTGCCATTGAGGCCTATGAGCACATGAAGCTCACTCCGGGAACCCCGATCAAGGGCACCAAGATCGATGTGGTGTTCTTTGGTTCCTGCACCAACGGGCGGCTGTCCGATTTTGAAGAAGCGGCGAAGTACCTCAAGGGACGCAAAGTCGTCGACGGGATAAAGGCCATTGCAGTACCGGGATCCCAGGTGGTTTCCGCAATTGCGGAGGAAAAGGGCATTGCCTCGATCTTCCGGGAGGCCGGATTTGAATGGCGGGGTGCGGGCTGTTCGATGTGTCTGGGCATGAATCCGGATCAACTCGTGGGTGACCAGATCTGCGCGAGTTCGAGCAATCGCAACTTCAAGGGACGCCAGGGCAGCCCCACCGGACGCACGATCCTGATGAGTCCACTCATGGTCGCAGCTGCAGCCATCACCGGAGAAGTGACCGACGCACGCGAACTCTTCACCATCGAGGGCTGACTCATTCAACCCGGAATTATCTCAACACACAGGATTTCACATGGCATTGGAAAAAATCACCAAGGTTTCCGGCAAAGGCATCCCCGTCATGGGCGATGACATCGACACGGACCGCATCATCCCTGCACGTTTCATGAAGTGCGTCACTTTTGACGGGCTGGGCGAGTTTGCGTTTTACGATGCAATCAAGGAGGCACAATCCCACGGGCAAACCTTTCCGTTTGGCAGTGAGCGCTTTGCGCAGGGATCGATCTTGATCTCAGGTGCAAATTTCGGTTGCGGTTCCTCCCGTGAACACGCGCCTCAATCGCTCTATCGAGCCGGGGTTCGTGCAGTCGTTGCCCAGAGCTTTGCTGAGATCTTTTTTGGCAACTCGATCACACTCGGCATGCCCTGCGTCACCCTTCCCCGGGAAAAATTGAACGAACTGGCGGCTTTGGTGAACCAAGACCCAGCAACTGAGATCTCGTTGGATCTTGATTCACGAACGATCCGTGCGGGAGACTGGGTTGCAACCTTCGGGATGTCCGATTCGGTTCACCAGGCACTGGTGGAAGGGAAGTGGGATCCCATCGCCGAGCTGCTCGAATCCGACAGCGATGTGAAACAGGTTGCTGCCGGACTCCCCTACGTATCCGGATATTAACAGCATCCTATTTCTATCGCACCCATGGAAGGCATCATCGAAGGAGCGGGTTTTTTCATCTACCCGCTGGCAGTTTGCTCACTGCTGGCATTCATCATCATCGTTGAGCGCCTGATTGCCCTGCGCACCGCAGTGATCATCCCTGACGCGCTCGTAAATGCCTTTGTGCGGGGCGATGTGCTGGAGCAGCAAATCCACACCGGAACCGTCGGTGGAAGGATTGTCCAGTTTTACAAGGACAATCAACCCGACGAGGAGGGTCTCAAAGCGTTTGCCCGCTTGCAGGTCAACGAGATGGAACGCGGCCTTTTTGTGCTCGAAATCGTGATCGCCGCCGCTCCGCTCATCGGTCTGTTAGGCACCGTTACGGGATTGGTGGGCGTGTTTTCCGGGTTTTCAGAAACCACGGGCATGCCGGACCCCACAGCTTTTGTGGAAGGCATCGCGCTGGCACTCTCAACGACAGTGCTCGGACTGAGCATCGCAATCCCTGCGCTCGTTGGCAACGCACTGCTGTTCCGGCGGGTCG
It contains:
- a CDS encoding agmatine deiminase family protein, which codes for MNKLSEDMPSHFRMPAEWEPQECLWFSWPTATHLWPGKLDRVQREILRIAALVSETSRVGINGLAPGNERTNALLSMVPGLHREALHLSGIPNNDAWCRDHGPSFVQDRRSGSLAGLDWNFNAWGNKYQPWSLDNQVASRMLESLGVERIASPFVGEGGGLEVDGAGTVLLTESVWLNPNRNAGIDKRRIESWLLEHLGCQQALWFSEGLAEDDTDGHVDMFARFVKPETMVVCTESNARHPQYRALQSIREQLQGFRTLTGGHFDGIDLPMPEPVINDGEACPATYGNFLIYNEWVFVPQYGQPRNDAHAMGVLGECFPDHRLEAVDCRDLITEGGAIHCLTQQQPVNPSHSTHLQ
- the leuC gene encoding 3-isopropylmalate dehydratase large subunit; translation: MKRSLFQKVWEKHTVRKLSDGRTQLLIGTHLIHEVTSPQAFGMLRDLGLGVKFPERTFATVDHIIPTDEIAEPFSDPLADAMIKELRKNCREYGITFFDSNTGKQGIVHIVGPEQGITQPGMTIACGDSHTATHGAFGAIAFGIGTSQVRDILATQTMALNPLKVRRINVDGKLRPGVYAKDVILHIIRVLGVKGGLGYAYEYGGEVFDNFSLEERMTVCNMSIEGGARCGYVNPDEKTFAYLKGRPYSPKGDAWERAVEEWRSIASDEGCAYDDIVNIRAEDIAPTITWGINPGQAIFIDETLPRIEDLPEADKETAIEAYEHMKLTPGTPIKGTKIDVVFFGSCTNGRLSDFEEAAKYLKGRKVVDGIKAIAVPGSQVVSAIAEEKGIASIFREAGFEWRGAGCSMCLGMNPDQLVGDQICASSSNRNFKGRQGSPTGRTILMSPLMVAAAAITGEVTDARELFTIEG
- the leuD gene encoding 3-isopropylmalate dehydratase small subunit — protein: MALEKITKVSGKGIPVMGDDIDTDRIIPARFMKCVTFDGLGEFAFYDAIKEAQSHGQTFPFGSERFAQGSILISGANFGCGSSREHAPQSLYRAGVRAVVAQSFAEIFFGNSITLGMPCVTLPREKLNELAALVNQDPATEISLDLDSRTIRAGDWVATFGMSDSVHQALVEGKWDPIAELLESDSDVKQVAAGLPYVSGY
- the trxA gene encoding thioredoxin is translated as MSHEITNFETDVLASSNSTPVLVDFWAPWCGPCRMLGPVLDELASESGGTWKLAKVNVDNHQREAAMFQVRSIPSVKLIHQGKVLAEFTGAAPKEQISAWLKQKLPAA
- a CDS encoding MotA/TolQ/ExbB proton channel family protein, which encodes MEGIIEGAGFFIYPLAVCSLLAFIIIVERLIALRTAVIIPDALVNAFVRGDVLEQQIHTGTVGGRIVQFYKDNQPDEEGLKAFARLQVNEMERGLFVLEIVIAAAPLIGLLGTVTGLVGVFSGFSETTGMPDPTAFVEGIALALSTTVLGLSIAIPALVGNALLFRRVESLAARIEVGVERLNDLTRKSAANLS
- a CDS encoding metalloregulator ArsR/SmtB family transcription factor, with the translated sequence MPDKSNEFDPELIALAETAKALSHPARIAIIRFLNEKGSSTCAPIIGALPLSQPAVSRHLKELKQCGLLDSESCGTSICYRVNTLRMQKFCEVVSRKCMDSNNLEVAIEVKAKPEPLNCA
- the tnpA gene encoding IS200/IS605 family transposase: MPQSLSFLLVHIVFSTKDRAPILDHKTRHALFAYLATVARNEHCECFRVGGVTDHVHLAIRLERTCSVAKLVERLKTTSSKWIKPQSPVFSDFAWQRGYGAFSVRPSDLEALIQYIDNQESHHRTRTFQDEYRSFLTKYGVKFDERFVWQ
- a CDS encoding carbon-nitrogen hydrolase, which gives rise to MSTVTIALIQTTTEASKQAVIEKTVTHIRSAAQSGASVICLQELFHTPYFCLTQDPALFDLAEPVPGPTTQALADLSQELGIYLIVPIFESVHGTVYYNTVVVLGPQGETVLKYRKMHIPQDPGFEEKFFFAPGDLGWPVFDTPWGKMGVLICWDQWYPEAARLMALRGARVIFYPTAIGRLDEEAEALGYRQHQAWETVQRGHGVANGCYIAACNRVGREGDTHFWGQSFVSDFYGSILAKGSSSEEQVVLATLDREAQDAFRRMWPFFRDRRVDAYGELTRRIVE